One genomic region from Cryptococcus gattii WM276 chromosome C, complete sequence encodes:
- a CDS encoding C-4 methyl sterol oxidase, putative (Similar to TIGR gene model, INSD accession AAW42219.1), which yields MAAAAAFDLLDKFIPGASESLTIVNATTAQNTLYPGVDFAALNWLERLWASYYIWVGNPIIATGLMSFVLHEVVYFGRCIPWLIIDAMPYFQKWKLQPNKHVSRAQILKCTKVVLLTHITCEAPLILAFHPICCLFGMKTFEIPFSSIGLMAAQIAFFFVFEDTFHYWAHRALHFGPLYKHIHKLHHEFSAPIGLAAEYAHPLEVLILAQGTISGPFLYAVFRNDLHIFTVYIWITLRLWQAVDAHSGYDFPWSLRHFIPFWAGADHHDFHHATFSSCFSTSFRWWDYSFGTDVKYHAYKARVAAANAKERAGVEKRELEKLEKEGILEERAAAAHGKRGKNE from the exons ATGGCCGCCGCAGCCGCCTTTGACCTGCTCGACAAGTTCATCCCCGGCGCGTCAGAATCGCTGACCATCGTCAACGCCACCACCGCGCAAAACACCCTCTATCCAGGTGTCGACTTTGCTGCCCTCAACTGGCTCGAGAGACTATGGGCATCCTACTACATCTGGGTCGGTAACCCCATCATCGCCACCGGATTGATGAGCTTCGTGCTCCACGAG GTTGTCTACTTTGGACGTTGTATCCCATGGCTCATCATCGATGCGATGCCCTACTTTCAAAAGTGGAAACTTCAGCCT AACAAGCACGTCTCGCGCGCGCAAATTCTTAAGTGCACCAAGGTCGTCCTTCTCACTCACATCACCTGTGAAGCTCCTCTTATCCTCGCCTTCCACCCCATCTGTTGCTTGTTCGGAATGAAGACTTTTGAAATACCTTTCTCGTCTATCGGTCTCATGGCTGCGCAAatcgccttcttctttgtcTTTGAGGACACTTTCCATTACTGGGCGCACAGGGCTTTGCACTTTGGTCCTTTGTACAAGCACATTCACAAGCTCCACCACGAGTTCTCTGCTCCTATTGGTCTT GCCGCCGAGTATGCTCATCCTCTTGAAGTTTTGATCCTCGCGCAAGGGACGATCTCTGGACCATTCTTGTACGCTGTATTCAGGAATGACCTTCACATCTTCACCGTCTACATTTGGATCACTCTTCGTCTTTGGCAAGCAGTTGACGCTCACTCGGGCTACGACTTCCCTTGGTCTCTTCGACACTTTATCCCCTTCTGGGCCGGTGCCGACCACCACGATTTCCACCATGCCactttttcttcttgcttttcTACCAGTTTCAGGTGGTGGGACTACTCTTTTGGCACTGACGTCAAG TACCACGCTTACAAGGCCCGTGTTGCTGCTGCCAATGCAAAGGAGCGCGCAGGTGTTGAGAAACGCGAGTTGGAAAAGCTCGAAAAGGAGGGTATTCTTGAGGAGCGCGCTGCGGCTGCGCACGGCAAGCGGGGCAAGAATGAATAG
- a CDS encoding Hypothetical protein (Similar to TIGR gene model, INSD accession AAW42221.1; CNC02420) translates to MWCVHNIFCGKKRTTTIFFTHSMEHPPLPLDVLSNVAALIPPPYYPWPTQATATTAAPDVIRNLDPAPAPLQTDLQAISAITRASSKLLEAARPWLWEDVDVKSGRGWLAIVNALTEEVIEQDVENLTPLAGSAPASEGTASGRVSPVFATEPPSQPGTIFQGTQAYTSLPSSSALPFPIASGSGHVASGGNAYPSVSTSPPQPTHIHQLLTPPTSRNTSPRPRTSPALPPILTNPQPRAEQSPSPGPPGPSVAPGPSSTVPSSAVARTKLRGRSRSPRRSVGFDTEGIHAVLERSRSVSSHRPDGPSNSIRGAFMHRRTSLSRSRTWHDGPREEEEDEDDDEVMPLTGPPARYKAGVITPRLLPAQREAVNSELLPPPGPYIRHLNFTNFRTIGSRRSQEEAVRGRFVTAGRLEGVIKNAPNLVSLCMTEYVDSSLSYPVVEEIFFRGSRRPRYHSPSLNRTRSLSIGQPPSVTSTAHDQHDPPRPEYVPYEDETEDQKWNRRAMFTPLEALDLTGCVSQAFTEAMQKFYNTWLAPDDETEDEEEERGRGRWRGRGKRAHSPDATEDDSDTHSHSVSRDRQTQRRHPRFRAMRRLCLRMCTSLDSQIIASLVWSFPCLTHLDLSNTRVPDELLNYLTDHCPRAFRLTSLSLARCPRLSSYTVVDFLCRSPAVRDLIDLNLYVNPTQGKAIESDALMRLITEAPCIRSGRLRYLDLSSAKFTPAHLAADVFPPQPSLISLGLSHIPTLGLTPIADFLLSVAFNVEILTLVGTATTSSLDPSRSPLQITLELHSRLINPLTTLPFSLSSLYLSPGSGTPANFNPGPTRLRVIELIGPIRRSIAPDSNGEWKVVKSKGSRGWYVDLSAGWRRVQPPLSPSPAPEEGGATDEGDTEVQWEFEELEVMSAGIRGRWR, encoded by the exons ATGTGGTGTGTTCACAACATATTTTgtgggaagaagagaacaacaacaatcttcttcacacATAGTATGGAGCAcccccctcttcccctgGACGTCCTCTCAAACGTCGCAGCCCTCATCCCGCCCCCGTACTACCCATGGCCAACCCAGGCCACTGCCACAACCGCGGCCCCCGACGTTATTCGTAACCTCGACCCAGCTCCTGCGCCACTCCAGACTGACCTCCAGGCCATCTCTGCGATCACTCGCGCTTCCTCCAAGCTCCTCGAGGCAGCACGGCCGTGGCTCTGGGAGGATGTGGACGTCAAGTCTGGCAGGGGATGGCTCGCCATCGTGAACGCCCTCACAGAAGAGGTCATCGAACAAGACGTCGAAAACCTTACACCCCTCGCTGGCTCGGCACCCGCCTCGGAGGGCACTGCCAGCGGACGGGTCAGCCCAGTGTTCGCCACCGAACCTCCCAGCCAACCAGGCACCATATTTCAGGGCACACAAGCGTACAcctcccttccttcctcctccgccCTTCCTTTCCCCATTGCATCGGGCTCTGGTCATGTGGCTTCCGGCGGCAACGCTTATCCTTCCGTGTCTACAAGCCCCCCACAACCCACACACATACACCAGCTTCTAACACCCCCCACGTCACGTAATACTTCGCCTCGTCCACGCACGAGCCCCGCCTTGCCACCCATCCTCACCAACCCCCAGCCTCGTGCTGAACAGAGCCCCAGCCCGGGGCCACCTGGTCCCTCTGTCGCTCCGGGACCTTCCAGTACTGTCCCTTCGTCCGCCGTCGCACGCACAAAGCTTCGAGGACGTTCACGTTCTCCACGGCGCAGCGTCGGTTTCGACACTGAAGGCATCCATGCTGTATTGGAGCGTAGCCGATCAGTCAGCTCTCACCGACCAGACGGCCCTAGTAACTCGATTCGCGGCGCCTTTATGCACCGTCGTACCAGTCTCTCTCGTTCACGGACATGGCATGATGGCCCAcgtgaagaagaggaggatgaggacGATGACGAGGTGATGCCTCTTACCGGCCCTCCCGCTAGGTACAAGGCAGGTGTAATCACCCCTCGATTGTTGCCGGCGCAAAGGGAGGCTGTAAACTCTGAACTTTTACCCCCTCCGGGGCCGTACATTCGGCATCTCAATTTTACCAATTTTAGAACTATCGGTAGCAGGAGAAGCCAGGAAGAAGCAGTTCGGGGACGTTTTGTTACCGCTGGAAGACTTGAAGGTGTCATAAAG AATGCTCCAAACCTTGTGTCTTTGTGTATGACCGAATACGTTGATTCATCGTTATCCTATCCAGTTGTAGAAGAAATCTTCTTCAGGGGATCCCGGCGCCCACGCTACCATTCGCCGTCCCTTAACCGTACTCGCTCGCTGTCCATTGGCCAACCTCCTTCGGTCACATCCACCGCTCATGACCAACATGACCCTCCTCGTCCCGAGTACGTCCCATACGAGGACGAGACTGAGGATCAAAAGTGGAACCGCCGGGCCATGTTCACCCCTCTTGAAGCACTAGACCTCACCGGCTGCGTCAGCCAAGCATTTACCGAGGCCATGCAAAAGTTTTACAATACCTGGCTGGCACCAGACGATGAAAcggaggatgaggaagaagaacgaGGTAGAGGCAGATGGCGTGGTAGAGGAAAAAGGGCCCATTCACCCGATGCGACAGAGGACGATAGTGACACCCATAGTCATTCTGTCTCCAGGGACAGACAGACACAGAGGCGTCATCCCAGATTCCGCGCGATGCGTCGTTTGTGTCTCCGTATGTGTACTTCGCTCGACTCGCAAATCATCGCATCCCTTGTGTGGTCCTTTCCTTGTTTAACCCACCTGGACCTGTCAAACACGCGTGTGCCTGATGAACTTCTCAACTACCTCACCGATCATTGCCCTCGTGCATTCCGCCTCACATCCCTGAGCTTGGCGCGCTGCCCAAGGCTTAGCTCTTATACCGTCGTTGACTTTCTTTGCCGGTCGCCTGCCGTCAGGGATTTGATCGATCTCAATCTATACGTAAATCCCACCCAGGGTAAGGCTATTGAATCCGACGCGTTGATGCGGCTCATTACCGAAGCGCCTTGTATACGTTCCGGTCGATTGAGGTATCTCGACCTTTCCTCTGCCAAATTTACGCCCGCCCACCTTGCCGCCGACGTCTTCCCACCTCAACCTAGCTTGATCTCGCTCGGTCTTTCTCACATCCCCACTTTGGGTTTGACGCCTATTGCCGACTTTTTACTCAGCGTGGCGTTCAACGTCGAGATCCTCACGCTTGTCGGTACAGCCACCACTTCTTCTCTTGACCCCTCCCGCTCGCCCTTGCAAATCACCCTCGAGCTGCACTCTCGTCTCATCAACCCTCTGACAACTCTGCCTTTCTCCCTGTCGAGCCTCTACCTCTCCCCCGGGAGCGGTACGCCGGCCAACTTCAATCCTGGCCCGACGAGACTGAGGGTCATCGAGTTGATCGGGCCGATCAGGAGAAGTATCGCGCCAGACAGTAATGGCGAATGGAAAGTTGTAAAGTCAAAGGGAAGTCGAGGCTGGTACGTCGATCTGTCTGCTGGCTGGCGTCGAGTCCAGCCTCCTCTGTCACCATCCCCGGCCCCAGAGGAGGGTGGGGCGACGGACGAAGGTGATACGGAAGTGCAATGGGAGTTT gaagagttggaagTAATGTCGGCTGGCATTcgaggaagatggaggtag
- a CDS encoding Hypothetical protein (Similar to TIGR gene model, INSD accession AAW42223.1; CNC02430), translating to MPLLARLGNRASLLLHRLVYAFPAAPPPTHSPTSAPDGSPNFDPAPAPEPAPALSFMGSGYGVTLILMGILLNRIHHTVRRPRQPPPNDHPLAHNPSYFYRLRTSVSNFFTSPDAARYIRLPGIVCLLRAWILFTVVLIQVLGLWPEFQHGGTTAMWRKAASRLGNWAGEMEMNDICWQVFVSVCVGLLCSGIANGLDTIRRRDVAASFNLTGYSFMMHLYSSPLTHRHTEQAVAHRRPDAHAVFQLWLSLTELTWLQILELSLALRDNVLLPTSVCGIVGVVHFAYVLFSSPLRFPSFTFLTHMLALFLSVVILSTIILRAITFIFSYGYIPSLTSLLPHEGVIPDRRDDFGVTLLKIGTACIEATSFSGLRNELANIDKPREPWVEITADGTEFHHGRLLQHSPPTPGFSTEISHIKVSEAEDSERLNPQWREVRVFARTLLTAILSALVQFLMSTRVGRSMFRFGKKMWRARWWYGPRSWKFWRREAWREPSENIRVRERARARSRSRGSAAIVQQVSGPGDAASLQRSEYSRGTSTSVGIRGHGESTTTIQRNSQPRREMWTYADYLLKDVDVEIEDDGEWVQEVSDDSDSDSEQMSIADVNDEQEEDLTDEGMDVEEEEEEVKQRGMLYGDLVTQTTENHGRQSTDDDLQPVLLAHLTSRTAAPLTRQRYTSLMTLYSSDSFHTPTPASLVSVRNEDVLGLRDVMHERRQAMKDYQEEDEETKSTCVVCMVSMRDTILWPCRCLAVCNDCRETLAARLPAQNHMCPCCRKKVEGYSRIYIP from the exons ATGCCGCTCCTCGCCCGGCTCGGAAACAGGgcctccctcctcctccaccgccTAGTCTATGCCTTTCCCGCCgctcctcctcccaccCACTCCCCTACCTCGGCGCCCGACGGCAGCCCCAACTTCGACCCGGCCCCCGCGCCCGAGCCCGCACCTGCGCTTAGCTTCATGGGCAGCGGATACGGCGTCACGCTTATCCTCATG GGGATCCTCCTCAACCGCATACACCATACCGTCCGTCGCCCCCGCCAGCCGCCGCCCAACGATCATCCACTGGCCCATAACCCCTCCTACTTCTATCGGCTTCGAACTAGCGTCTCCAACTTTTTCACTTCTCCAGATGCCGCCCGCTACATCCGCCTGCCTGGAATTGTCTGCCTACTTCGGGCTTGGATATTATTTACCGTCGTTCTCATCCAGGTACTAGGACTCTGGCCCGAATTTCAGCATGGTGGTACTACTGCGATGTGGAGAAAGGCTGCCAGTCGCCTTGGAAATTGGGCCGGtgagatggagatgaaCGATATCTGCTGGCAGGTCTTTGTGAGTGTGTGCGTCGGGTTGCTCTGCAGTGGAATCGCCAACGGCTTAGACACAAT CCGAAGGCGTGATGTTGCAGCCAGTTTCAATCTC ACGGGCTATTCGTTCATGATGCACCTGTACTCATCGCCTCTTACGCACCGACATACAGAGCAGGCTGTAGCGCATCGGAGGCCAGACGCCCATGCGGTATTCCAACTCTGGCTTAGCCTGACCGAA TTAACCTGGTTACAAATCCTCGAACTCTCCTTGGCCCTACGTGACAATGTCCTCCTGCCTACCTCTGTTTGCGGCATTGTCGGCGTGGTGCATTTTGCCTATGTTCTATTTAGTTCGCCTCTGAGATTCCCGAGTTTCACATTCCTCACTCATATG CTTGCCCTCTTCCTGTCAGTGGTGATTCTTTCCACCATCATTCTAAGAGCCATCACTTTTATCTTTTCATACGGTTACATCCCCTCTCTCACTTCCTTGCTCCCCCATGAGGGCGTTATCCCCGATCGTCGAGACGACTTTGGGGTTACACTCCTCAAGATTGGTACGGCGTGCATTGAGGCCACCTCCTTTTCCGGACTAAGGAATGAGCTCGCCAACATTGACAAGCCAAGAGAGCCTTGGGTTGAAATAACGGCTGACGGCACCGAATTCCACCATGGCCGCCTCCTACAGCACAGTCCTCCCACCCCGGGCTTTTCCACCGAAATCAGTCATATCAAAGTATCTGAAGCCGAGGATTCCGAACGTCTCAATCCACAATGGCGCGAAGTCCGCGTGTTTGCGCGTACCCTGTTAACAGCCATCCTCTCCGCTCTGGTTCAGTTCCTCATGTCCACCCGAGTCGGTCGAAGCATGTTTAGATTCGGTAAAAAAATGTGGCGAGCGAGATGGTGGTATGGTCCGCGAAGTTGGAAGTTTTGGCGACGAGAAGCATGGAGGGAACCGTCAGAGAACATTCGTGTCCGTGAGCGTGCGAGAGCGAGGTCGAGATCGAGAGGATCTGCTGCCATTGTACAACAAGTTTCCGGACCAGGAGATGCCGCCAGTCTGCAAAGGAGTGAATATTCAAGAGGAACAAGCACTAGTGTCGGTATACGAGGCCATGGTGAATCTACGACAACTATCCAAAGAAATTCACAACCCAGACGAGAAATGTGGACGTATGCCGACTATCTCCTGAAGGATGTGGATGTTGAAAtagaagatgatggagaaTGGGTCCAAGAAGTATCTGATGATTCGGATTCAGATTCCGAGCAGATGAGTATAGCCGATGTGAATGAtgaacaagaagaagaccTTACAGACGAGGGTATGGATGtagaggaggaggaagaggaagtgaAGCAGAGGGGAATGCTTTATGGAGATCTCGTCACGCAAACAACGGAAAACCACGGCAGACAGTCGACCGACGACGATCTTCAACCAGTCTTATTAGCGCACCTTACATCTCGCACAGCTGCTCCTCTCACCCGACAACGTTACACTTCGCTCATGACACTCTATTCGTCTGATTCTTTCCACACTCCGACACCTGCATCCCTAGTTTCAGTGCGCAATGAAGATGTCTTGGGCCTTCGGGATGTAATGCACGAAAGACGACAAGCCATGAAAGATtatcaagaagaagacgaagaaaCAAAAAGCACATGCGTGGTTTGTATGGTTAGTATGAGAGATACCATTCTTTGGCCTTGCAG ATGCTTGGCCGTGTGCAACGACTGTAGGGAAACTTTGGCTGCACGACTCCCAGCGCAGAATCACATGTGCCC ATGTTGTCGCAAAAA GGTCGAAGGTTACAGTCGCATTTACATCCCATAA
- a CDS encoding Cytokinesis-related protein, putative (Similar to TIGR gene model, INSD accession AAW42225.1) has translation MSDGIGIANLPNQRHKITSQRGAHFTVMVVGQSGLGKTTLINTLFATEICSPRNYRQRFAKQLDKTTEVEILKADLEERGFNIKLSVIDTPGFGDYVNNRDSWGPIVDFIDDQHESYMRQEQQPFRKEKQDLRIHACLYFIKPTGTTLKPLDVEIMKKLGTRVNLIPVIAKADTMTPEDLQKFKTIVRETVTAQNIAIYTPPVDLDDEAAAEHARAMQAVMPFSIIGSTQDVTTPDGRVVKGREYLWGVAEVENEDHCDFKKLRSLLIRTYMLDLITSTEEKHYEAYRLAQMETRKFGEPKVKKLDNPKYREEEETLRKRFTEQVKLEEARFRQWEQHLIAERDRLNKDLEQAHSTIKALEAELDQVAAYHRQGGTVGRR, from the exons ATGTCAGATGGTATCGGTATCGCAAA TTTGCCTAATCAA AGGCATAAGATTACAAGCCAGCGGGGCGCACATTTCACTGTCATGGTTGTCG GGCAATCCGGCTTGGGGAAAACAACGCTTATAAACACACTCTTTGCGACCGAAATCTGTTCGCCGAGGAATTATCGCCAACG GTTTGCAAAGCAACTGGATAAAACCACAGAGGTTGAGATTCTCAAGGCTGATCTTGAGGAGCGCGGCTTCAATATCAAATTATCAGTCATTGATACTCCCGGATTTGGCGACTATGTCAATAATCGCGACTCATGGGGCCCTATTGTTGACTTCATTGACGACCAGCACGAATCCTACATGCGCCAGGAGCAACAGCCCTTTAGAAAAGAAAAGCAGGACTTGCGGATTCATGCGTGTCTGTATTTCATCAAACCAACTGGTACTAC ATTAAAACCACTTGACGTGGAGATCATGAAGAAGCTTGGTACACGAGTCAACTTGATTCCGGTCATCGCAAAGGCCGATACCATGACCCCAGAAGATCTCCAAAAGTTCAAAACCATT GTCCGTGAAACGGTCACTGCACAAAATATCGCCATCTACACTCCACCTGTAGACCTCGACGACGAAGCTGCGGCTGAGCATGCACGAGCAATGCAGGCTGTCATGCCTTTCTCAATTATTGGTAGTACCCAGGATGTCACAACACCTGATGGGCGGGTTGTCAAGGGTAGAGAGTACTTGTGGGGTGTTGCAGAAG TTGAGAATGAAGACCACTGTGACTTCAAAAAGCTCCGATCCCTTCTTATCCGCACATATATGCTTGACCTGATTACCTCCACGGAAGAAAAGCACTATGAAGCCTACCGCCTCGCGCAAATGGAAACTCGCAAATTTGGCGAACCAAAGGTTAAAAAGTTGGATAATCCAAAGTACCgcgaggaagaggaaacgttgaggaagaggttTACTGAACAAGTCAAGCTGGAGGAGGCCAGATTCAGACAATGGGAACAACAT CTTATTGCGGAGAGAGATCGTTTAAACAAGGATCTCGAGCAAGCCCATAGCACCATTAAAGCTCTTGAG GCTGAGCTGGACCAGGTGGCCGCCTACCATCGTCAAGGAGGGACTGTAGGTCGACGTTGA
- a CDS encoding Hypothetical protein (Similar to SGTC gene model, INSD accession EAL21777.1; CNBC4790), with the protein MPRLQILQHKSYHPYLEKNKERVRQDEARAREEELAEEQKRLDNVGTIVQNTPISECSSQTQQEAEHRLTLLRRRANSPTIHDQQEEDLPSTSSRYADDSASTLLEKHRQKKLKEEKRERKKREGLDFDFPSQSDRKREKSDIVDHADLQEGGHFNFFAQFEKESNHKPEPTLAEVAKKKKEQEKDPFTVYLSHPERETNPWYTDPDMRRYEEKEVGEEAEVRRDRERRKDARAKNRNDPLTNIDALFASHSSTSRNGTSISKSVSLKSSSARNSTKGNANQSERQRALAMLAKSKPRVENWMDTPSTAYSGSRNWADDWERAKDQAGRRFFDSK; encoded by the exons ATGCCTCGCCTACAAATCCTACA ACATAAGTCGTACCATCCGTATCTCGAGAAGAACAAGGAACGAGTAAGACAAGACGAGGCACGTGCACGGGAAGAGGAACTGGCTGAAGAACAAAAAAGGTTAGATAATGTAGGTACAATCGTCCAGAATACTCCTATAAGTGAATGTAGCTCACAGACTCAACAGGAAGCCGAACACCGACTCACTCTCCTTCGTCGTCGAGCCAATTCACCGACAATCCACGATCAACAGGAAGAGGATCTTCCATCAACATCTTCCAGATATGCGGATGATTCAGCTTCGACTCTACTGGAGAAGCACCGCCAAAAGAAAttgaaggaggagaaaagagaaaggaaaaaacGGGAGGGCTTGGATTTTGACTTTCCTAGCCAGAGTGACCGGAAACGAGAGAAATCAGATATTGTTGACCATGCAGACTTGCAAGAAGGTGGCCATTTCAATTTTTTTGCACAGTTTGAGAAA GAATCGAATCATAAACCAGAACCCACTTTAGCTGAGGTAgccaaaaagaaaaaagagcAAGAAAAGGACCCTTTTACAGTCTATTTATCCCATCCAGAGCGGGAGACAAATCCTTGGTATACGGATCCGGACATGAGGCGATACGAAGAAAAGGAGGTTGGAGAGGAAGCTGAAGTGAGAAGAGACAGAGAACGGAGGAAGGACGCTCGAGCGAAAAATCGCAATGACCCTCTGACCAACATAGACGCCCTCTTTGCCTCCCATTCTTCGACATCGCGCAATGGAACATCCATTTCAAAATCTGTATCTCTCAAGTCTTCCTCTGCAAGGAATTCAACAAAGGGCAATGCAAACCAATCAGAGCGTCAACGAGCTTTGGCAATGTTGGCAAAGAGCAAACCGAGAGTAGAAAATTGGATGGATACTCCAAGCACTGCGTACAGTGGTTCGCGTAACTGGGCGGATGATTGGGAGCGCGCGAAAGATCAGGCCGGAAGACGGTTCTTTGATTCCAAATGA